In Archangium lipolyticum, a single genomic region encodes these proteins:
- a CDS encoding DUF4129 domain-containing protein produces the protein MAVSALELRPRGPVAILDAGLRVCVRGSGVWALTLPGGALVTAALMHLTDAVMNNRSLSQPALWFTLAWLARGVFQGAACHHVQELLLGQGPGEPTAWGSLRAALARAPSLLCAVAYLFLFNLLSLSLSLGSAFLFLSAHLVGYAATMQGRGSPLGLYGLCSKMLGPARSGATGVRILLLVQFLVFFNLHIGVNALLYVGRKLLGIDLTFAERFASLDNTPWLVFLVAVTFTLFEPLRAATATLLLVDGRVRQEGLDLLAAVQQLPSKLPAGRAGVRSAALVLFALVGTCLLATPARAQQSEEPESLADTGQRLESLAEFCEWEESAAASWKQTAASLSPAEARKFQRLVHGVEADVYENEDCGAMERLDLGVSLAQQTAELEKAQADARASQARARDILARPEFQVPDPEEQKEKEKAPTEPEPEGPWQKFLKWLGEWLKKLFERDEPAPVKPSNWSGLSGLNVANVLVVVLVAGVLVVLALLLLRALGKNAKDEGERLEVSTQDATTLAADPTNALSRPPEGWAQLADELAARGEYREAVRSLYLALLSRLHRDGVIHYDTTLSNWDYLRQFKGRREWVPPFRELTLRFDFAWYGNLPVGSDGYRDFRALCAPLLSTPATPEAASA, from the coding sequence ATGGCCGTCTCCGCGCTCGAACTGCGCCCCCGGGGGCCGGTGGCGATCCTGGACGCGGGCCTGCGCGTGTGCGTGCGCGGCTCCGGCGTGTGGGCCCTCACCCTGCCCGGCGGAGCGCTCGTCACCGCCGCGCTGATGCACCTGACGGACGCGGTCATGAACAACCGCTCCCTGTCCCAGCCCGCGCTCTGGTTCACCCTGGCCTGGCTGGCCCGGGGCGTCTTCCAGGGCGCCGCCTGCCACCACGTGCAGGAGCTGCTGCTCGGCCAGGGCCCCGGAGAGCCCACGGCGTGGGGCTCGCTGCGCGCCGCGCTGGCCCGCGCGCCGAGTCTCCTGTGCGCCGTGGCGTACCTCTTCCTCTTCAACCTGCTGTCGCTCAGCCTCTCGCTGGGCTCCGCCTTCCTCTTCCTGTCCGCGCACCTGGTGGGCTACGCCGCCACGATGCAGGGCCGCGGCAGCCCCCTGGGCCTGTACGGGCTGTGCTCGAAGATGCTCGGCCCGGCGCGCTCCGGCGCCACCGGGGTGCGCATCCTGCTGCTGGTGCAGTTCCTGGTCTTCTTCAACCTCCACATCGGCGTCAACGCCCTGCTCTACGTCGGCCGCAAGCTGCTCGGTATCGATCTCACCTTCGCCGAGCGCTTCGCCTCGCTGGACAACACGCCCTGGCTCGTCTTCCTCGTGGCCGTCACCTTCACCCTCTTCGAGCCGCTGCGCGCCGCCACGGCCACGCTGCTGCTGGTGGATGGGCGGGTCCGTCAGGAGGGGTTGGATCTGCTGGCGGCGGTGCAACAGCTGCCCTCGAAGCTCCCGGCCGGGCGCGCGGGAGTCCGGAGCGCGGCGCTCGTCCTGTTCGCGCTCGTGGGCACCTGCCTGCTGGCCACGCCAGCCCGGGCGCAACAGTCGGAGGAACCCGAGTCCCTCGCGGACACGGGGCAGCGCCTGGAGAGTCTGGCCGAGTTCTGCGAGTGGGAGGAATCGGCGGCGGCTTCGTGGAAGCAGACCGCCGCCTCGCTGAGCCCGGCCGAGGCCCGGAAGTTCCAGCGGCTCGTGCACGGCGTGGAAGCGGACGTGTACGAGAACGAGGACTGCGGGGCCATGGAGCGGCTCGATCTGGGCGTCTCCCTGGCGCAACAGACGGCGGAGCTGGAGAAGGCGCAGGCGGACGCACGGGCCTCCCAGGCCCGCGCCCGGGACATCCTCGCGCGGCCCGAGTTCCAGGTGCCCGACCCCGAGGAGCAGAAGGAGAAGGAGAAGGCGCCCACCGAGCCGGAGCCCGAAGGCCCCTGGCAGAAGTTCCTCAAGTGGTTGGGCGAGTGGCTGAAGAAGCTCTTCGAGCGGGATGAGCCCGCTCCGGTGAAGCCCTCGAACTGGTCCGGCCTCAGCGGCCTGAACGTGGCCAACGTGCTGGTGGTGGTCCTCGTCGCCGGAGTGCTGGTGGTGCTCGCGTTGCTGCTGCTGCGCGCGCTCGGCAAGAACGCGAAGGACGAGGGGGAGCGGCTCGAGGTGAGCACCCAGGACGCGACGACGCTGGCGGCGGATCCGACGAATGCCCTCTCCCGCCCGCCCGAGGGCTGGGCCCAGCTCGCCGACGAGCTGGCCGCCCGGGGCGAGTACCGCGAGGCGGTGCGCAGCCTGTACCTCGCCCTGCTCTCCCGGCTGCATCGGGATGGCGTCATCCACTACGACACCACGCTGAGCAATTGGGACTACCTGCGCCAGTTCAAGGGCCGCCGCGAGTGGGTGCCGCCCTTCCGTGAGCTGACGCTGCGCTTCGACTTCGCCTGGTACGGCAACCTGCCGGTGGGCTCGGACGGCTACCGCGACTTCCGCGCGCTGTGCGCCCCGCTGCTGTCCACCCCCGCCACCCCGGAGGCCGCCAGTGCGTGA
- a CDS encoding phosphate ABC transporter substrate-binding protein yields MRTPLAPLLTVSLLVLLAGCRRPHSSSQVDAGTPGAAVKGPQGTVTVKGSDTMVLLGQRWAERFMKTHPGAKIQVTGGGSGTGIAALINGTTDIAMSSRPIKEAERQLARQRYPHGPVEVPVARDGITFYVHESNPVDALTIAQLKGIYLGDITRWKDVGGKDAPIVLYSRENSSGTYTFVKDEVLGGEDFTPRAMTMPGTAAVVHAVGLERNGIGYGGSAYARGIKELKVKKDAQGEAVAPTSENIQSGAYPLSRRLFFYLPREAAGIDKEFIDYTLSPEGQQIVLEVGYFPEK; encoded by the coding sequence ATGAGAACGCCGCTGGCTCCGCTCCTCACCGTCTCGCTCCTCGTCCTGCTCGCCGGCTGCCGACGCCCGCACTCCTCCTCGCAGGTGGATGCGGGCACCCCGGGCGCCGCCGTGAAGGGGCCCCAGGGCACCGTGACGGTGAAGGGCTCGGACACGATGGTCCTCCTGGGACAACGCTGGGCCGAGCGATTCATGAAGACGCACCCGGGCGCGAAGATCCAGGTGACGGGTGGCGGCTCGGGGACGGGCATCGCGGCGCTCATCAACGGCACCACGGACATCGCCATGTCCAGCCGCCCCATCAAGGAGGCCGAGAGGCAGCTGGCGCGGCAGCGCTACCCCCACGGCCCGGTGGAGGTCCCCGTCGCCCGGGACGGCATCACCTTCTACGTCCACGAGTCCAATCCGGTGGACGCCCTCACCATCGCGCAACTCAAGGGCATCTACCTGGGTGACATCACCCGCTGGAAGGACGTGGGTGGCAAGGACGCCCCCATCGTCCTCTACTCGCGGGAGAACTCCTCGGGCACCTACACCTTCGTCAAGGACGAGGTGCTCGGCGGCGAGGACTTCACCCCGCGCGCCATGACGATGCCCGGCACCGCGGCGGTGGTGCATGCGGTGGGCCTGGAGCGCAACGGCATCGGCTACGGGGGTTCCGCCTACGCCAGGGGCATCAAGGAGCTGAAGGTGAAGAAGGACGCCCAGGGCGAGGCCGTCGCCCCCACCTCGGAGAACATCCAGAGCGGCGCCTACCCCCTGTCGCGCAGGCTCTTCTTCTACCTGCCCCGCGAGGCGGCCGGCATCGACAAGGAGTTCATCGACTACACCCTGTCGCCCGAGGGACAGCAGATCGTCCTCGAGGTGGGCTACTTCCCCGAGAAGTAG
- a CDS encoding TonB-dependent receptor gives MPPSPLIPWRRMLLLATALSALPAHAHDDPAPEEHSEPEWTQSLSLEELLQVELSAPSKRLQKAREAPGVASVVTREQLQRFGWTTLEDILISQPGFFASHDYERNTVGARGLWEGWNNNHLLLLVDGVPMNDNDTAAAFTWDITPLFLVKSVEILRGPASSLYGSSAIHGVIAINTLSSARTLSEGERLEINSEARLRFGSQGTAAVDAVAVTRSRHVSAVVGFQHLRTDGFSYLSYDGSGRTDATGALQRFTIRDNHESDYLFVKLEALEALEGLSLQYHLQDWSYRTGHGWNFWVPDIEEPMRDRRHIAVLRYRSAPGGTLEQEYVFKYQRHEYDNHVRFYPNGALDGRYPSGVTEVFKSAVNELFGRAQLSASLLDGHLSLLGGVEYGTTLYHGDEQHYSNADLSDEEGDYPASETRVLLRPLYAPILDEPFNKAGAYAQLAWSRMLELPLSLTLGLRYDFQFFHYRDPRQPDSPRRYKSYEQLSPRLSLVFLPSSALSLKLQAGRAFRAPSSGELFGTDTWMLDSNVEVLRPERVTTFDLGADWSIRPNLSWRNTLFHSSYDNLIGYSNENALNNLFTQTHAGLESELMAEVDLGRQGRVSAFGSYTYVRLLGGSDPDGVSPSNAGHLTWAPAHLAKAGASYRRERFSLALQGRYQSEVHRREEELLTPSYAAVRPSVVPAWFRFDANARFQLTGWATAELKVTNLLNTRSYLVKTGDFPFDYQMEGRRVFASVEIDL, from the coding sequence ATGCCGCCCTCTCCCCTGATTCCCTGGCGCCGCATGCTGCTCCTGGCCACGGCGCTGTCGGCCCTTCCCGCCCACGCGCATGACGACCCGGCTCCGGAAGAGCACTCCGAGCCCGAGTGGACGCAATCCCTCTCATTGGAGGAGTTGCTCCAGGTGGAGCTCTCCGCGCCCTCCAAGCGCCTCCAGAAGGCCCGGGAGGCACCCGGCGTGGCCTCGGTGGTGACACGGGAGCAGTTGCAGCGCTTCGGCTGGACGACGCTCGAGGACATCCTCATCAGCCAGCCCGGCTTCTTCGCCTCGCACGACTACGAGCGCAATACGGTGGGAGCCCGCGGCCTTTGGGAGGGGTGGAACAACAACCACCTGCTGCTGCTGGTGGACGGCGTGCCCATGAACGACAACGACACGGCCGCCGCGTTCACCTGGGACATCACCCCCCTCTTCCTGGTGAAGAGCGTGGAGATCCTCCGCGGCCCCGCCTCCTCCCTTTACGGCTCCAGCGCCATCCACGGTGTCATCGCCATCAATACCCTCTCCTCGGCGCGCACCCTGAGCGAGGGCGAGCGGCTGGAGATCAACAGCGAGGCGCGGCTGCGTTTCGGCAGCCAGGGCACCGCCGCCGTGGATGCGGTCGCCGTCACCCGCTCCCGGCACGTCTCCGCGGTGGTCGGATTCCAGCACCTCCGCACGGATGGCTTTTCCTATCTCTCGTATGACGGCTCGGGGCGCACCGATGCCACGGGCGCGCTCCAGCGCTTCACCATCCGCGACAACCATGAGAGTGATTACCTCTTCGTGAAGCTGGAGGCGCTCGAGGCCCTGGAGGGATTGTCCCTTCAGTACCATCTCCAGGACTGGAGCTACAGAACCGGCCACGGCTGGAACTTCTGGGTACCGGACATCGAAGAGCCCATGAGGGACCGCCGGCACATCGCGGTGCTGCGCTACCGCTCCGCGCCCGGTGGCACGCTGGAGCAGGAGTATGTCTTCAAGTACCAACGGCACGAGTACGACAACCACGTGCGCTTCTATCCGAACGGCGCGCTCGATGGGCGCTACCCCTCCGGGGTGACCGAGGTGTTCAAGAGCGCCGTCAACGAGCTCTTCGGACGGGCCCAGCTCTCGGCCAGCCTGCTGGACGGGCACCTCTCCCTGCTCGGCGGCGTGGAGTACGGCACCACCCTGTACCATGGCGACGAGCAGCACTACAGCAACGCCGACCTCTCCGACGAGGAGGGGGACTACCCCGCCTCGGAGACCCGGGTGCTGCTCCGCCCCCTCTACGCACCCATCCTCGACGAGCCGTTCAACAAGGCAGGCGCCTACGCCCAGCTCGCCTGGAGCCGGATGCTGGAGCTTCCCCTGTCACTGACCCTGGGGCTGCGCTACGACTTCCAGTTCTTCCACTACCGTGACCCGCGACAGCCGGACTCGCCCCGGCGCTACAAGTCCTATGAGCAGCTCAGTCCGCGGCTGTCGCTGGTGTTCCTCCCCAGCTCCGCGCTCAGCCTCAAGCTCCAGGCCGGCCGCGCCTTCCGTGCACCCTCCTCGGGCGAGCTCTTCGGCACCGACACCTGGATGCTGGACTCCAATGTCGAGGTGCTGCGTCCCGAGCGGGTCACCACCTTCGACCTCGGCGCCGACTGGAGCATCCGCCCGAATCTCAGCTGGCGGAACACCCTCTTCCACTCGAGCTACGACAACCTCATCGGCTACAGCAACGAGAACGCACTCAACAACCTCTTCACCCAGACCCACGCGGGCCTGGAGTCCGAGCTCATGGCGGAGGTGGACCTGGGAAGGCAGGGCCGGGTGTCGGCGTTCGGCAGCTATACCTACGTGCGGCTGCTCGGTGGCTCCGACCCGGATGGCGTGTCACCCTCCAATGCTGGGCACCTCACCTGGGCCCCCGCCCACCTGGCCAAGGCCGGGGCCAGCTACCGGCGGGAGCGCTTCAGCCTCGCGCTCCAGGGGCGCTACCAGAGCGAGGTACACCGCCGCGAGGAGGAGCTGCTGACCCCCTCGTACGCCGCCGTGCGGCCCTCGGTGGTGCCCGCCTGGTTCCGGTTCGATGCCAACGCCCGCTTCCAGCTCACCGGCTGGGCCACCGCCGAGCTCAAGGTGACCAACCTGCTGAACACGCGGAGCTACCTGGTGAAGACCGGCGACTTCCCCTTCGACTACCAGATGGAGGGCCGCCGCGTCTTCGCGAGCGTGGAGATCGACCTCTGA
- a CDS encoding DUF2780 domain-containing protein, giving the protein MDLIGQLSQQLGVDSNQAQGLAGSLLKLVQGTVKEKLGAQAADQMGQAIPEMQGWEQQAARQAPQGGSGGGGLLGGLGGLLGGQGQSGGGGGGLMGALGGLGGQAGEVAGIVALLQRFNIDAGKASLVAPLLLNFLKSRLDPKLVSGILTVMPMLANLGGGGNTPEGGGSQGGGGLGGLLGGLIR; this is encoded by the coding sequence ATGGACCTCATCGGGCAGCTCTCGCAGCAACTGGGAGTGGACTCCAACCAGGCGCAGGGCCTCGCGGGCTCGTTGCTGAAGCTGGTGCAGGGCACCGTGAAGGAGAAGCTGGGCGCGCAGGCGGCGGATCAAATGGGGCAGGCCATTCCCGAGATGCAGGGGTGGGAACAGCAGGCGGCGCGGCAGGCCCCACAGGGTGGGTCCGGTGGCGGCGGGTTGCTGGGTGGGCTGGGCGGTCTCCTGGGTGGACAGGGGCAGTCGGGTGGGGGCGGCGGTGGACTGATGGGCGCGCTGGGCGGGCTCGGAGGTCAGGCGGGCGAGGTGGCGGGCATCGTGGCGCTGTTGCAGCGCTTCAACATCGACGCCGGCAAGGCCTCGCTGGTGGCGCCGCTGCTGCTCAACTTCCTCAAGTCGCGGCTGGATCCGAAGCTGGTGAGCGGCATCCTCACGGTGATGCCGATGCTCGCCAACCTGGGCGGCGGTGGAAACACGCCGGAGGGGGGCGGCTCCCAGGGCGGCGGAGGTCTGGGTGGACTCCTGGGCGGCCTCATCCGCTGA
- a CDS encoding PQQ-dependent sugar dehydrogenase, translating to MKTSLHLGLLLATLPLGALAQTGKYTPSGSCDGLPSIDVTTPRGVCVGVVADGFRFPRTVTALADGSLVVVDMGGWVPRKGSLWRLTPDASSHTYVKRKLLDGLDRPHGSAIGPDGLLYIGEISRVIRLDPDAADPASTRETVVGDLPTDGRHPLTAILFDKQGYLYVNLGSASDNCEPTKGYRNADRRTCPEAQGPSARGVIRRYALTGPNRTATRWMNYAVGLRNSMAMAIHPESGLFVQGENSRDSIHRADSTLDDRTEPREELNIIVPWQDYGWPYCYDGNKASPEFKGFDCSRMRQPALQLPAHVAPLGMAYYSGGMFPGWYKGKLLVTYHGYRDFGQKLVAIPTDATGKPTGEPFEIIKGWYKKGTQPLGAPVGVSVARDGSIFVVEDKNGTVLRLFFDPSKGDGIPSPGLSVNPGKDAEQDARCRELATRDDSFSRIQRDIIDPLCTSCHGAAGGNAGNLRLARCDDIGNAQRLLAPRPGHSPFVIPRDLESELYLRLQGTTPGLPPMPAGGLNPEQLEVVESWIKEGAPVPSAQKAGTNKAMATDSTP from the coding sequence ATGAAGACGTCGCTTCACCTCGGACTGCTGCTCGCAACCCTTCCCCTGGGGGCCCTGGCCCAGACAGGCAAATACACCCCCTCCGGGAGCTGTGATGGACTCCCCAGCATCGACGTGACCACGCCTCGCGGCGTCTGCGTCGGTGTGGTCGCCGACGGCTTCCGCTTCCCCCGCACGGTGACGGCCCTCGCCGATGGCAGCCTCGTCGTGGTCGACATGGGCGGCTGGGTCCCCAGGAAGGGCTCGCTCTGGCGTCTCACCCCGGACGCCTCCTCCCATACGTATGTGAAGCGCAAGCTGCTCGATGGCCTCGACCGCCCCCATGGCTCGGCCATCGGCCCCGATGGGCTGCTCTACATCGGGGAGATCTCCCGTGTGATCCGCCTCGACCCCGATGCGGCCGATCCCGCCTCCACGAGGGAGACCGTCGTCGGCGATCTGCCCACGGATGGGCGGCATCCCCTGACGGCCATCCTCTTCGACAAACAAGGCTACCTGTATGTCAATCTCGGCTCCGCCTCGGACAACTGCGAGCCCACCAAAGGCTATCGCAATGCCGATCGCCGCACCTGTCCCGAGGCGCAAGGCCCTTCCGCGCGAGGCGTCATCCGGCGCTACGCCCTGACCGGCCCCAACCGCACCGCCACCCGGTGGATGAACTACGCCGTCGGGCTGCGCAACTCCATGGCCATGGCCATCCACCCCGAGTCGGGGCTGTTCGTCCAGGGCGAGAACTCCCGCGACTCCATCCACAGGGCCGACAGCACCCTCGATGATCGCACCGAGCCTCGCGAGGAGCTCAACATCATCGTCCCGTGGCAGGACTATGGCTGGCCCTATTGCTACGACGGCAACAAGGCCAGTCCCGAGTTCAAGGGCTTCGACTGCTCGCGCATGCGCCAGCCCGCGCTCCAGCTGCCGGCCCACGTGGCACCCCTTGGCATGGCGTACTACTCCGGCGGCATGTTCCCCGGCTGGTACAAGGGCAAGCTGCTCGTCACGTACCACGGGTACCGGGACTTCGGGCAGAAGCTCGTCGCCATCCCCACCGATGCCACTGGCAAGCCCACCGGCGAGCCCTTCGAGATCATCAAGGGCTGGTACAAGAAGGGCACCCAGCCCCTGGGTGCTCCCGTCGGCGTGAGCGTGGCCCGGGATGGCTCCATCTTCGTCGTCGAGGACAAGAACGGCACCGTGCTGCGTCTGTTCTTCGATCCCTCGAAGGGTGATGGCATCCCCTCGCCCGGGCTGTCCGTCAATCCTGGCAAGGACGCCGAACAGGATGCGCGCTGCCGCGAGCTCGCCACGCGCGACGACTCGTTCTCACGAATCCAGCGCGACATCATCGATCCGCTCTGCACGAGCTGCCACGGCGCCGCCGGTGGCAACGCCGGCAACCTCCGCCTCGCGCGCTGCGATGACATCGGCAACGCGCAGCGGTTGCTCGCGCCCCGCCCCGGGCACTCACCCTTCGTCATTCCCCGCGACCTCGAGAGCGAGCTCTACCTGCGCCTCCAGGGCACCACACCCGGTCTCCCTCCCATGCCCGCCGGAGGTTTGAATCCCGAACAGCTCGAGGTGGTGGAGAGTTGGATAAAGGAGGGAGCTCCCGTTCCCAGCGCCCAGAAGGCTGGCACGAACAAGGCGATGGCCACCGACAGCACGCCCTGA
- a CDS encoding ATP-binding protein has protein sequence MNLIPRHLSLRARLISLVVLLITAFALFFLLFFPARMDDQARHLMLGRAMGLTRLLASATEPALDFGDPAYGKRHLETLDSIPEAVFALLLREDGTPLSTWHPERAPKEPLEARQGAFIHGQEVISRVDIHTRGGQQGTLLLGFSLAEMQRESRRNQQLAALISALIIGIGMLAASALGTLLVQPLKRVTRVALRISEGDLGARGELDLSRRDETGTLAAALSRMLDRLYEQRALIESQVRELRSTQEQLIVADRRTSVGTLAAGVAHEINNPLAYVTANLQFALRELPQLKRLAREGTPDTPSTQEEEDWEEVLNALSEAREGCARVQHIVQSLKSFSRGDEDKREPTDLGHTLETAINMAGNEIRHRARLVRDYQHVPPVEANEVRLAQVFLNLLINAAHAIEPGAADQNEIRISTHLGEDGRVRVAITDTGSGMTPEVRGRLFTPFFTTKPVGVGTGLGLSVCEGIVTSLGGTIEVQSEPGEGSTFTVVLPPCTTAAHDGADEPAAPLPRAKRSRILVVDDEPLVGAALRRALGREHEVFVTTGAREALTRMRQGPPFDVILCDLMMPEMTGMELYTELQRTNPEQARRVLFLSGGAFTETTRAFLELHQERAMGKPIDMDTLRERLRVLLEGHEPPSSHPVMS, from the coding sequence ATGAACCTCATCCCCCGTCATCTCTCCCTGCGGGCCCGGCTGATCTCCCTGGTGGTGCTCCTCATCACCGCCTTCGCCCTCTTCTTCCTCCTCTTCTTCCCCGCGCGCATGGATGACCAGGCGCGGCACTTGATGCTCGGCCGCGCCATGGGACTCACCCGGCTGCTGGCCAGCGCCACCGAGCCGGCGCTCGACTTCGGAGACCCCGCCTACGGCAAGCGGCACCTCGAGACGCTCGACTCCATCCCGGAGGCCGTCTTCGCCCTGCTGCTGCGCGAGGATGGAACCCCCCTGTCCACCTGGCACCCGGAGCGCGCCCCGAAGGAGCCTCTCGAGGCCAGACAGGGGGCGTTCATCCACGGGCAGGAGGTGATCTCCCGGGTCGACATCCATACCCGGGGAGGCCAGCAGGGCACGCTGCTCCTGGGCTTCAGCCTCGCCGAGATGCAGCGGGAGAGCCGGCGCAACCAGCAGCTCGCCGCGCTCATCTCCGCGCTCATCATCGGCATCGGGATGCTGGCCGCCTCCGCGCTGGGGACCCTGCTGGTCCAGCCCCTCAAGCGCGTCACCCGCGTGGCGCTGCGCATCTCCGAGGGAGACCTCGGCGCCCGGGGAGAGCTCGACCTCAGCCGGCGCGACGAGACGGGCACCCTGGCCGCCGCGCTCTCGCGCATGCTGGACCGGCTGTACGAACAGCGCGCCCTCATCGAGTCCCAGGTGCGCGAGCTGCGCAGCACCCAGGAGCAGCTCATCGTCGCGGACCGGCGCACCTCCGTGGGCACGCTCGCGGCCGGCGTGGCGCATGAGATCAACAACCCCCTCGCCTACGTCACCGCCAATCTCCAGTTCGCCCTGCGCGAGCTGCCACAATTGAAGCGCCTCGCCCGCGAGGGGACCCCGGACACCCCGTCCACGCAGGAAGAGGAGGACTGGGAGGAGGTGCTCAACGCCCTCTCCGAGGCCCGCGAGGGTTGCGCGCGCGTGCAGCACATCGTCCAGAGCCTCAAGTCCTTCTCGCGCGGGGACGAGGACAAGCGCGAGCCCACGGACCTGGGACACACCCTGGAGACCGCCATCAACATGGCGGGCAATGAGATCCGCCACCGCGCCCGCCTGGTGCGCGACTACCAGCACGTCCCGCCCGTCGAGGCCAACGAGGTCCGGCTGGCCCAGGTCTTCCTCAACCTGCTCATCAACGCCGCGCACGCCATCGAGCCGGGGGCCGCGGACCAGAATGAGATCCGCATCTCCACCCATCTGGGAGAGGACGGACGGGTGCGGGTGGCCATCACCGACACCGGCAGCGGGATGACCCCCGAGGTCCGCGGCCGTCTCTTCACTCCCTTCTTCACCACCAAGCCGGTGGGCGTGGGCACCGGGCTCGGACTGTCCGTCTGCGAGGGAATCGTCACCAGTCTGGGAGGCACCATCGAGGTCCAGAGCGAGCCGGGAGAAGGGAGCACCTTCACGGTGGTGCTCCCGCCCTGCACCACCGCGGCGCACGACGGCGCGGACGAGCCAGCCGCACCGCTCCCCCGGGCGAAGCGGTCACGCATCCTGGTGGTGGATGACGAGCCCCTGGTGGGAGCCGCGCTCCGCAGGGCCCTGGGCCGCGAGCACGAGGTATTCGTGACGACGGGCGCACGCGAGGCCCTGACCCGGATGCGGCAGGGGCCCCCCTTCGACGTCATCCTGTGCGACCTGATGATGCCGGAGATGACCGGCATGGAGCTCTACACCGAGCTCCAGCGGACGAACCCCGAGCAGGCCAGGAGGGTGCTCTTCCTCTCCGGCGGTGCCTTCACCGAGACGACCCGCGCCTTCCTCGAGCTGCACCAGGAGCGGGCGATGGGCAAGCCCATCGACATGGACACCCTGCGCGAGCGGCTCCGCGTCCTGCTCGAAGGCCACGAGCCCCCCTCCTCCCACCCCGTCATGAGTTGA
- a CDS encoding YfiR family protein: MLLALLTSQTARAEGLPSTLRASLMVRILAYDRRMGTLPPPLTVVVLHLAGNEGSERTAREFTRALETASRGRSILGRPVRILRIGFRNPSQLQAELTEARAAALYACEGLEAYTDRIARVTRHLSVLSFTGSRAQVDEGLAIGLSRQGDSPIILVHLSAAREEGADLDAGLLSLSQLVNPEGREP; the protein is encoded by the coding sequence GTGCTGCTGGCCCTGCTCACCAGCCAGACGGCACGGGCCGAGGGACTTCCCTCCACGCTGCGCGCCTCTCTCATGGTGCGCATCCTCGCCTACGACCGGAGGATGGGGACCCTCCCTCCGCCCCTGACCGTGGTCGTCCTTCATCTCGCGGGCAACGAGGGCTCGGAGCGGACGGCCCGGGAGTTCACCCGCGCGCTGGAGACGGCCTCGCGAGGGAGGTCCATCCTGGGCCGGCCCGTGCGCATCCTCCGCATCGGCTTCCGTAATCCATCCCAGCTCCAGGCGGAGCTCACCGAGGCCCGTGCGGCGGCGCTCTATGCCTGCGAGGGACTGGAGGCCTACACGGACCGCATCGCCCGGGTGACGAGGCACCTGTCCGTCCTCTCCTTCACCGGGAGCCGCGCACAAGTCGACGAGGGCCTGGCCATCGGCCTCAGCCGCCAGGGGGACTCGCCCATCATCCTCGTCCATCTCTCGGCGGCCCGGGAGGAGGGCGCGGACCTCGATGCCGGCCTGCTCAGCCTCTCCCAGCTCGTCAACCCGGAGGGGCGTGAGCCATGA
- a CDS encoding BsuPI-related putative proteinase inhibitor translates to MRIGTSWIASWLPVWSLALVLSLAPAFPALADPLSVSLTADKSNYERGEQATLTLEVKNTSLLPVTVSFSNGQRYDFAARDANGTTVWTWSHGKSFDPGSSSRTLAPGEIWRAQETWGFVDDAGSGVFDGTLTLSGTFLGQYLGRSGPKVATQDVVLFTPDPLQVTFSTDKSQYSRLSSSSARLVLTLTNIATYPVTITSPTEQLHDFGARNSSGQTVWTWSHGKTFNQTPAQLVLAPGESLELTGSWSFKNNSGSSVADGYYTVSGTFLGQYHGAVPPKGGESQIRVYTLF, encoded by the coding sequence ATGCGGATTGGAACATCGTGGATTGCATCATGGCTGCCGGTGTGGAGCCTCGCGCTGGTGCTCTCTCTCGCCCCTGCGTTCCCGGCGCTCGCCGACCCCCTGTCGGTGAGCCTCACGGCCGACAAGAGCAACTATGAGCGCGGTGAGCAGGCGACCCTGACCCTGGAGGTGAAGAACACCTCCCTCCTGCCCGTGACCGTCTCGTTCAGCAATGGACAGCGGTATGACTTCGCGGCGCGTGACGCCAATGGCACCACCGTGTGGACCTGGTCCCATGGCAAGTCCTTCGACCCGGGCTCGTCCAGCAGGACGCTGGCTCCGGGTGAGATCTGGCGGGCACAGGAGACCTGGGGCTTCGTCGATGACGCGGGGAGCGGCGTGTTCGACGGCACCCTCACCCTCAGCGGCACCTTCCTGGGCCAGTACCTGGGACGGAGCGGTCCCAAGGTGGCCACGCAGGATGTCGTCCTGTTCACCCCGGATCCCCTCCAGGTGACGTTCTCCACCGACAAGAGCCAGTACTCGCGGCTCTCGTCGTCGTCGGCCCGTCTGGTCCTGACGCTCACCAACATCGCGACCTACCCGGTGACGATCACCTCTCCGACCGAGCAGCTCCATGACTTCGGTGCCAGGAATTCCAGCGGGCAGACCGTGTGGACCTGGTCCCATGGCAAGACCTTCAACCAGACGCCGGCGCAGCTCGTGCTCGCCCCTGGCGAGTCGCTCGAGCTGACCGGGTCGTGGTCGTTCAAGAACAACAGCGGGTCCTCCGTCGCGGACGGGTACTACACGGTCAGCGGGACCTTCCTGGGCCAGTACCATGGCGCGGTTCCTCCCAAGGGTGGAGAGAGCCAGATCCGCGTGTACACGCTGTTCTGA